From a single Nicotiana tomentosiformis chromosome 2, ASM39032v3, whole genome shotgun sequence genomic region:
- the LOC138905779 gene encoding uncharacterized protein, whose amino-acid sequence MVHQKYQDIVIPALREGVVQKIHKIEFKHVPRIQNKFVDTLVTLSSMIQHPDKNYIDPIEVKIRDKHVYCFHVNEEPDGKPWYHDIKKFLATQEYLENATNGQKRALKRLANHVFLKREVLYRRTPELGLLRCVDVNAATRLLEEIHAGTCGPHMNGFTLTKKILRAVYFWMTMESDSILYVQKYHQCQIHGDFIQVPPNKLNVMGSPWLFVARGMDVIGPVEPAVSNVHHFILVAIDYFIKWVKASTYKAVTKKVVADFI is encoded by the coding sequence ATGGTCCACCAAAAATATCAAGATATTGTCATACCTGCATTGCGTGAAGGAGTTGTGCAAAAGATTCACAAAATTGAGTTCAAGCATGTACCTAGGATTCAGAACAAGTTTGTTGACACCCTTGTAACCCTATCATCTATGATtcagcatccagacaagaactacatcgacccTATCGAGGTAAAGATCAGGGATAAACATGTCTATTGCTTCCATGTAAATGAAGAACCAGATGGTAAACCATGGTACCACGACATCAAGAAATTCCTTGCGACCCAGGAGTACCTAGAGaatgctactaatggtcaaaagcGAGCCCTCAAGAGGTTGGCAAACCACGTTTTCCTCAAAAGGGAAGTCTTGTACAGGAGGACCCCAGAGCTAGGTTTGCTGAGATGTGTAGACGTCAATGCAGCAACCAGACTGttggaagaaatacatgcagggACGTGCGGACCCCACATGAACGGGTTCACATTAACCAAGAAAATTTTAAGAGCCgtatacttttggatgactatggaaagcgaTAGTATCCTTTACGTGCAGAAGTATCACCAGTGCCAGATTCACGGAGATTTCATCCAGGTTCCACCAAATAAGTTAAATGTAATGGGTTCACCCTGGCTGTTCGTCGCTCGGGGCATGGACGTGATTGGACCCGTAGAGCCTGCAGTATCAAACGTACATCATTTCATATTGGTAGCTATCGACTATTTCATCAAATGGGTCAAGGCGTCTACTTACAAGGCcgtcacaaagaaggtagtggcaGATTTTATCTGA